One window of Rasiella rasia genomic DNA carries:
- a CDS encoding class I SAM-dependent methyltransferase, protein MQKSNYITTKDFLVSGEQFNLVHDSVYDMLVTQPQPPEDRLPLYYESDDYISHTDEKKGVLSFLYQLVKKHALKRKVSLINTLSATKSSVLDVGAGTGDFLAVAKNRGWSVSGVEVNSGARDKAAEKGINLVSSLEKVQNKKFDVITLWHVLEHIPNYKETLATLESMLTNSGILIIAVPNFKSYDARHYKEYWAAYDVPRHLLHFSRNSLPKLLESTFALQKIKPMVFDSFYVSLLSEKYKTGKSFSLKAFWIGLLSNIRAWQSKEYSSLIYCFKKTKQGN, encoded by the coding sequence TTGCAAAAGTCAAATTACATTACAACCAAAGATTTTCTGGTTTCTGGAGAGCAGTTTAATCTTGTACATGACTCTGTGTACGACATGCTCGTTACGCAGCCACAACCCCCAGAAGATCGTTTACCATTGTATTACGAAAGTGATGACTATATTTCACACACTGATGAGAAAAAGGGTGTCCTTTCTTTTCTGTATCAGTTGGTAAAAAAGCACGCCTTAAAAAGAAAAGTATCATTAATAAATACACTTAGCGCTACCAAAAGCTCAGTTTTAGATGTAGGCGCAGGAACGGGCGATTTTTTAGCTGTTGCAAAAAACAGGGGATGGTCTGTTTCTGGAGTTGAAGTAAATTCTGGAGCTAGGGATAAGGCTGCCGAAAAAGGAATTAATCTAGTATCGTCTTTAGAAAAAGTTCAAAACAAAAAGTTTGATGTAATTACACTTTGGCATGTGTTGGAACATATTCCAAATTATAAAGAAACACTTGCCACCTTAGAATCTATGTTAACTAATTCTGGAATACTTATCATCGCTGTTCCAAATTTTAAAAGTTACGATGCACGCCATTATAAAGAATATTGGGCGGCATACGATGTGCCTAGACATCTATTACATTTTTCTAGAAATTCACTACCAAAACTTTTGGAATCAACGTTTGCACTTCAAAAAATTAAACCCATGGTATTCGATTCGTTTTATGTGAGTTTACTTTCAGAAAAATATAAAACAGGAAAATCATTTTCCCTAAAGGCGTTTTGGATAGGTTTGCTGTCTAATATAAGGGCATGGCAGTCTAAAGAGTACTCCTCACTTATTTATTGCTTCAAAAAGACGAAACAGGGCAATTAG
- a CDS encoding DNA polymerase III subunit, producing MDFSEIVGQKHIKSHLATTVKNGRIPHAQLFVGQTGSGVLSMALAYASEILTLQYDLQSAEKQRGIENVRQLMHPDLHFVFPVNTNDTVKKHPVSSLFLDEWRQFVNENPYGSLFQWLQQLGIENKQGNINVDEAADLLKSLSLKSYEGGYKVVILWMADRMNIACSNKILKLVEEPPSKTVLLLLTEKEEQVLGTIRSRCQTLHFPRISEAAIASKLVEDTKVNAATAHSVAQRATGDYRKALGLLEDNSDESGFEKWFVSWVRAAFKAKGNKKAIHELLSWSEALAKEGRETQKKFLHYCIDVFRQALLKNYKSDSLLFFESTTGDFAIEKFAPFVHQNNIFEITEALENAMYHIERNGNAKLIFTDMSIQLTRLIHRKS from the coding sequence ATGGATTTCTCAGAAATCGTTGGTCAAAAACATATTAAATCTCACCTCGCCACCACGGTGAAAAACGGCCGTATTCCCCATGCGCAGCTATTTGTTGGGCAAACAGGATCTGGCGTTTTATCTATGGCGTTAGCGTACGCTAGTGAAATCCTAACGCTTCAGTATGACCTGCAAAGTGCTGAAAAACAACGTGGTATAGAAAATGTTAGACAATTAATGCATCCCGACTTGCATTTTGTTTTTCCTGTGAACACGAATGATACCGTAAAAAAACATCCGGTTTCCTCGCTTTTTTTAGATGAATGGAGACAGTTTGTGAACGAGAACCCATACGGCTCATTGTTTCAATGGCTGCAACAACTTGGTATAGAGAATAAACAAGGCAACATAAACGTAGATGAAGCCGCAGATCTGCTTAAATCACTTTCGTTAAAATCGTATGAGGGTGGTTACAAAGTGGTAATTCTTTGGATGGCAGATCGTATGAATATCGCTTGTTCTAACAAAATTTTAAAGTTAGTTGAAGAACCTCCAAGTAAGACTGTGTTATTGTTGCTTACCGAAAAAGAAGAACAAGTATTGGGTACCATCCGGTCTAGATGCCAGACATTGCATTTTCCTAGAATTTCAGAAGCAGCAATTGCAAGCAAACTTGTAGAAGATACTAAAGTGAATGCGGCGACTGCACATAGCGTTGCGCAAAGAGCTACGGGTGATTATAGAAAAGCACTGGGGCTTCTCGAAGATAACAGTGACGAATCTGGATTCGAGAAGTGGTTTGTTTCATGGGTAAGAGCAGCTTTTAAGGCTAAGGGGAATAAAAAGGCAATACATGAATTACTTTCATGGAGTGAAGCCTTGGCCAAAGAAGGAAGAGAAACCCAAAAGAAATTTCTTCACTACTGTATTGATGTTTTTAGACAAGCGCTGCTGAAAAATTATAAATCAGATTCTTTGCTCTTTTTTGAAAGCACCACAGGAGATTTTGCTATCGAGAAATTTGCACCTTTTGTTCATCAAAATAATATTTTTGAAATTACCGAAGCATTAGAAAATGCCATGTACCACATTGAACGAAACGGAAATGCTAAACTAATTTTCACAGATATGAGCATACAACTTACACGCCTTATCCATCGCAAATCATAA
- a CDS encoding phosphoglycerate kinase has protein sequence MKTVNDVDFKNKKALIRVDFNVPLNDDLEVTDATRIEAAKPTIVNVLEGGGSCVLLSHLGRPKQREDKFSLRHIVNTATEIFGVTVKFVNDCIGPVAEEAVANLHPGEILLLENVRYYEEETKGDRDFAEKLSKLGDYYVNDAFGTAHRAHASTTIVANFFEDRKCFGLLLASEIENVQKVLTNGKPPITAIIGGAKVSSKITVIENILDTIDHLIIGGGMAFTFIKAKGGNIGGSLVEDDKQDLALDILAKAKDKNVQVHLPIDVIAGDSFSEYANTTSEPADDIPEGWLGLDTGPRTNEQFAEIIRKSNTILWNGPVGVFEMEKFAQGTIALGNAIATATANGTFSLVGGGDSVAAVKQFNFTNKVSYVSTGGGAMLEMLEGKTLPGIKAILE, from the coding sequence ATGAAAACAGTAAATGACGTAGATTTTAAAAATAAGAAAGCGCTAATTCGCGTAGATTTTAATGTGCCCTTAAATGATGATTTAGAGGTAACAGACGCCACGAGAATTGAGGCGGCAAAACCCACTATTGTCAATGTTCTGGAGGGAGGCGGAAGCTGCGTCTTACTTTCACATTTAGGACGTCCAAAACAGCGAGAAGATAAATTTTCTTTGCGTCATATTGTAAATACAGCCACAGAAATCTTTGGCGTTACGGTTAAATTTGTGAATGATTGTATTGGCCCAGTTGCTGAAGAGGCAGTCGCAAATCTTCATCCAGGAGAAATTTTGTTGCTTGAAAACGTTCGGTATTATGAAGAAGAAACCAAAGGAGACCGTGATTTCGCCGAAAAACTATCAAAACTTGGCGATTATTATGTAAATGATGCCTTTGGGACCGCCCATAGAGCACATGCTTCTACTACAATTGTTGCAAATTTTTTTGAAGATAGAAAGTGTTTTGGGCTATTGCTGGCTTCGGAAATTGAAAATGTTCAAAAAGTTTTAACCAACGGAAAACCTCCAATTACTGCAATTATAGGAGGCGCTAAAGTTTCATCTAAAATAACAGTAATAGAGAATATTTTAGACACTATAGATCACTTGATAATTGGTGGCGGGATGGCTTTTACCTTTATTAAGGCAAAAGGAGGAAATATTGGTGGGTCCTTAGTAGAAGATGATAAACAAGATTTAGCCTTAGACATTTTGGCCAAAGCAAAGGATAAAAATGTGCAAGTGCATTTGCCAATCGATGTAATCGCGGGCGATAGTTTTTCTGAATATGCCAATACCACATCAGAACCTGCAGATGATATACCAGAAGGATGGCTTGGTTTAGATACAGGGCCTCGCACTAATGAGCAGTTTGCAGAAATCATCAGAAAATCGAACACTATTCTTTGGAATGGACCAGTTGGTGTTTTTGAAATGGAAAAATTTGCTCAAGGCACCATAGCCTTAGGGAATGCTATTGCAACAGCAACTGCTAACGGTACATTTTCATTGGTAGGCGGCGGAGATTCTGTTGCTGCAGTAAAACAGTTTAACTTTACTAATAAGGTGAGCTATGTTTCTACAGGTGGTGGAGCTATGTTAGAAATGCTAGAAGGAAAGACACTTCCAGGCATTAAGGCAATTTTAGAATAG